One window of the Natrinema sp. HArc-T2 genome contains the following:
- a CDS encoding amidohydrolase, with protein sequence MTTLAITDGQILRPDLTVTAADVLIDQDAGDIIELGSDLEADADETLDAAGSLVTPGFVNGHCHIAMTLLRGYADDKPLDAWLQEDIWPAEGELTPEDVRVGTELGLLELIKSGTTAFADMYFHVPEIAAVVEEAGLRARLGHGIVTIGKDGDVAREDARTSLEIAREYDGAADGRISTAFMPHSLTTVGSEYLEEFVPEAREAGVPIHYHANETEDEVAPIVEEHGQRPLAYAAERGMLESEDFVAHGVHVDESEIELLAEAGTGVIHCPASNMKLASGMAPVERMREAGVTVGLGTDGAASNNDLSMLDEARDAAMLGKLAADDASAVPAEAAVEMLTAGSADAIGVEAGRLEEGAPADFAVIGLEQPHLTPPHDLVSHLAYAAAASDVRHTVCDGQVLMRDREVLTLDEAAVRERALEAAEALAARAGQ encoded by the coding sequence ATGACGACACTTGCGATCACTGACGGGCAAATCCTCCGGCCCGATCTGACGGTGACTGCCGCAGACGTACTGATCGATCAGGACGCCGGCGACATCATCGAACTCGGCTCCGACCTCGAGGCCGACGCCGACGAAACGCTCGACGCCGCCGGGTCGCTCGTGACGCCGGGGTTCGTCAACGGCCATTGCCACATCGCGATGACGCTCCTGCGGGGATACGCCGACGACAAACCGCTCGACGCGTGGCTCCAGGAGGACATCTGGCCCGCCGAAGGTGAGCTGACGCCTGAGGACGTCCGCGTCGGAACCGAACTGGGGCTGCTCGAGCTGATTAAATCAGGCACCACGGCCTTCGCGGACATGTACTTCCACGTCCCCGAGATCGCCGCTGTGGTCGAGGAGGCGGGGCTTCGTGCCCGCCTGGGTCATGGAATCGTCACCATCGGCAAGGACGGCGATGTCGCCCGTGAGGATGCCCGGACGAGCCTCGAGATCGCCCGCGAGTACGACGGCGCGGCAGACGGTCGGATCTCGACGGCGTTTATGCCCCACTCGCTGACGACCGTCGGAAGCGAGTATCTCGAGGAGTTCGTCCCCGAAGCCCGCGAGGCGGGCGTGCCGATCCACTATCACGCGAACGAAACCGAAGACGAGGTCGCACCGATCGTCGAGGAACACGGACAGCGGCCACTCGCATATGCAGCTGAACGGGGGATGCTCGAGTCCGAGGACTTCGTCGCCCACGGCGTCCACGTCGACGAATCCGAGATCGAGTTGCTCGCGGAGGCTGGCACCGGCGTGATCCACTGTCCCGCGTCGAACATGAAACTCGCCAGTGGCATGGCACCCGTCGAGCGGATGCGCGAGGCGGGCGTCACCGTCGGCCTCGGCACCGACGGCGCGGCCTCGAACAACGACCTCTCGATGCTGGATGAGGCCCGCGACGCGGCCATGCTTGGCAAACTCGCCGCCGACGACGCCAGCGCGGTCCCCGCCGAGGCTGCCGTCGAGATGCTTACGGCTGGCAGCGCCGACGCGATCGGCGTCGAGGCCGGTCGACTCGAGGAAGGCGCGCCCGCCGATTTCGCGGTGATCGGCCTCGAGCAACCACATCTCACCCCGCCACACGACCTCGTCAGTCACCTCGCGTATGCAGCCGCGGCGTCTGACGTCCGTCACACGGTCTGTGACGGGCAGGTGCTCATGCGCGACCGCGAGGTGCTGACGCTTGACGAAGCGGCGGTTCGCGAGCGAGCGCTCGAGGCAGCCGAGGCGCTGGCCGCTCGCGCCGGCCAGTGA
- a CDS encoding PAS domain-containing protein yields MLVPPAAEIEPSVQRQRTQCTVLVVDQERDCTHIERAFDDESVVVETAPTLAVARTSFDEIDCLVVPTAVADGDSDEHVGWLETVRTDTPELPIVVLADEVTPTLMRAIRAYEWTAVIDRNGPRTRLAARIIDLLERHRLTHLSRRSLASVELAGDAIAIVDPAESIQFASRSFRLQFGADGDDLTGTPWRELFTADAVSYLESAALPTVAEGWRWTGTCTARRRTGATVPVRVRLGGLEDGSLVFVVSEADASGPEHDD; encoded by the coding sequence ATGTTAGTCCCACCAGCAGCGGAGATCGAGCCATCCGTTCAAAGGCAACGGACACAGTGCACCGTCCTCGTCGTCGATCAGGAACGCGACTGCACCCACATCGAACGCGCGTTCGACGACGAGTCCGTGGTCGTCGAGACGGCTCCTACGCTCGCGGTCGCACGGACCAGTTTCGACGAGATCGACTGTCTCGTCGTTCCGACAGCGGTGGCAGACGGCGACAGCGACGAGCACGTCGGGTGGCTCGAGACAGTCAGGACAGACACACCGGAACTCCCGATCGTCGTCCTCGCTGATGAGGTAACGCCCACTCTCATGCGCGCGATCCGGGCGTACGAGTGGACCGCCGTGATCGACCGGAACGGGCCGCGCACGCGACTCGCCGCCCGCATCATCGATCTCCTCGAGCGCCATCGACTGACCCACCTCTCGCGGCGGTCGCTCGCGAGCGTCGAACTCGCCGGCGACGCGATCGCGATCGTCGATCCCGCCGAATCGATCCAGTTTGCGAGCCGGTCCTTTCGGCTGCAGTTCGGTGCCGACGGCGACGATCTCACCGGCACCCCGTGGCGGGAACTGTTTACTGCCGACGCCGTTTCCTACCTCGAGTCAGCGGCGTTGCCGACCGTCGCAGAAGGATGGCGATGGACCGGCACCTGCACCGCCCGACGACGGACAGGGGCGACGGTTCCGGTCCGGGTTCGGCTGGGTGGTCTCGAAGACGGCAGTCTGGTGTTCGTCGTCAGCGAGGCCGACGCGAGCGGTCCTGAACACGACGACTGA
- a CDS encoding HalOD1 output domain-containing protein: MSGATLDYHSDSISLRVVEALADATNTAPNELEPLYNTVDPEALDRLFRPDSSDEIRVTFEYGDSHVEVRGDGTVMVDGAVHGSR; encoded by the coding sequence ATGTCTGGAGCCACACTCGATTATCACAGCGATTCGATCAGTCTGCGCGTCGTCGAAGCCCTCGCGGACGCGACTAACACCGCCCCGAACGAACTCGAGCCACTGTACAATACCGTCGATCCCGAGGCGCTCGATCGGCTATTTCGACCCGACTCGAGCGACGAGATCCGCGTCACGTTCGAGTACGGCGACTCGCACGTCGAGGTTCGAGGCGACGGCACCGTCATGGTCGATGGAGCCGTCCATGGCAGCCGATAA
- a CDS encoding adenosylhomocysteinase, with protein MTDTEYPPISEQLDDLESARAEGRRKMDWAAQHMPILEHVREEFVADQPFEGERIAMAMHVEAKTAILVETLAEGGAEVAVTGCNPLSTHDDVSAALDTHENITSYAKRGVDDDEYYDAIEAVIAHEPTITVDDGMDLVAAIHEDYPELIDSIIGGAEETTTGVHRLRAMDDDGALDYPVFAVNDTPMKRLFDNVHGTGESSLASIAMTTNLSWAGKNVVVAGYGYCGKGVAKKASGQNANVIVTEVEPRRALEAHMEGYDVMPMDEAAEVGDVFLTTTGNRDVIVEEHFEKMQDGVLLANAGHFDIEIDLEALDDLAVDRYEARDGVEAYELDDGRRLNVIAEGRLVNLAAPVSLGHPVEVMDQSFGIQAVCVRELLENGDAYDAGVHDVPDDLDKEIAEIKLAAEGVDFDSLTDTQRDYMGSWDHGT; from the coding sequence ATGACCGACACCGAGTATCCCCCGATCAGCGAGCAACTGGACGATCTCGAGTCCGCTCGCGCGGAGGGACGCCGGAAGATGGACTGGGCAGCCCAGCACATGCCGATTCTCGAGCACGTCCGCGAAGAGTTCGTCGCCGACCAGCCTTTCGAGGGCGAGCGCATCGCGATGGCGATGCACGTCGAGGCCAAGACGGCGATCCTCGTCGAAACGCTCGCAGAGGGTGGCGCGGAGGTCGCCGTCACGGGCTGTAATCCGCTGTCGACCCACGACGACGTCTCGGCGGCGCTGGATACCCACGAGAACATCACCAGCTACGCCAAACGCGGCGTCGATGACGACGAATACTACGACGCCATCGAGGCCGTCATCGCCCACGAGCCGACGATCACCGTCGACGACGGGATGGACCTCGTCGCCGCGATCCACGAGGACTACCCCGAACTGATCGACAGCATCATCGGCGGGGCAGAGGAGACGACGACCGGTGTCCACCGCCTGCGCGCGATGGACGACGACGGCGCGCTCGACTATCCCGTATTTGCTGTGAACGACACGCCGATGAAGCGGCTGTTCGACAACGTCCACGGCACTGGCGAGTCCTCGCTGGCCTCCATCGCCATGACGACCAACCTCTCGTGGGCCGGCAAGAACGTCGTCGTCGCCGGCTACGGCTACTGTGGCAAGGGCGTCGCGAAGAAGGCATCGGGCCAGAACGCGAACGTCATCGTCACCGAAGTCGAGCCACGTCGCGCACTCGAGGCCCATATGGAGGGCTACGACGTGATGCCGATGGACGAGGCCGCCGAAGTCGGCGACGTCTTCCTGACGACGACGGGCAACCGCGACGTCATCGTCGAGGAACACTTCGAGAAGATGCAGGATGGCGTCCTGCTGGCCAACGCCGGCCACTTCGACATCGAGATCGACCTCGAGGCACTCGACGACCTCGCCGTGGATCGCTACGAGGCTCGCGACGGCGTCGAGGCCTACGAACTCGATGACGGTCGCCGGCTGAACGTCATCGCCGAGGGACGGCTCGTCAACCTCGCTGCGCCCGTCTCGCTTGGCCACCCCGTCGAGGTCATGGACCAGTCCTTCGGGATTCAGGCCGTCTGTGTCCGCGAACTACTCGAGAACGGCGACGCCTACGACGCCGGCGTCCACGACGTGCCCGACGACCTCGACAAGGAAATCGCCGAGATCAAACTCGCAGCCGAAGGCGTCGACTTCGACTCGCTGACGGATACCCAGCGCGACTATATGGGCAGCTGGGATCACGGAACGTAG
- a CDS encoding DUF4382 domain-containing protein, whose translation MNRRAIQLVLVAALVAIAGCAGGMGGNPGTDAPTDDSSLADSSDGGTGTASFYISDEPNVIDDFEHLNVTITKVGFKKTGNVTANATNETDGETTESDESGNESDDEGEPTADTESDNETDTDEPKADETGGETDGDGDDASEERWIEYDVNETTVDLTELKGANASMVDEFELPAGEYETVFIHVSDTEGVLTDGTKTRVKLPSNKLQLHTAFTVGNNKSVDFVYDIAPHKAGKSGKYILKPVISQSGTGDEVEIQDVDEKKGEDERKNEDEQKDESEAEREDEPGQQAGDEPPQKD comes from the coding sequence ATGAACAGACGCGCAATCCAACTCGTATTGGTGGCAGCCCTCGTCGCCATCGCCGGCTGTGCCGGTGGGATGGGCGGCAACCCAGGAACTGACGCGCCGACTGATGATTCGTCACTGGCGGACTCGAGCGACGGTGGAACCGGGACGGCTTCGTTTTATATTAGCGACGAACCGAACGTGATCGACGACTTCGAGCACCTCAACGTGACGATCACGAAAGTCGGGTTCAAGAAGACCGGTAACGTGACCGCCAACGCGACGAACGAAACGGATGGTGAGACAACCGAGTCCGATGAGAGCGGAAACGAGTCTGACGATGAAGGCGAACCAACAGCCGACACCGAGTCGGACAACGAAACGGACACTGACGAGCCGAAAGCGGACGAGACCGGCGGCGAGACGGATGGCGACGGAGACGATGCGTCCGAGGAGCGCTGGATCGAGTACGACGTCAACGAAACGACGGTCGACCTCACCGAGTTGAAAGGCGCGAACGCGTCCATGGTCGACGAGTTCGAGTTGCCCGCCGGCGAGTACGAGACGGTCTTCATCCACGTCAGCGACACCGAGGGCGTCCTGACCGACGGGACGAAGACGCGCGTGAAACTGCCGAGTAACAAACTCCAGTTACACACGGCGTTTACCGTCGGGAACAACAAGTCGGTCGACTTCGTCTATGACATCGCGCCACACAAAGCCGGGAAAAGCGGGAAGTACATCCTCAAACCGGTGATCAGCCAGAGCGGCACCGGCGACGAGGTCGAAATCCAGGACGTCGACGAGAAGAAAGGCGAGGACGAGAGGAAAAACGAAGACGAGCAGAAAGACGAGAGCGAAGCGGAGCGGGAAGACGAACCCGGACAGCAAGCAGGTGACGAACCGCCGCAGAAAGACTGA
- a CDS encoding PAS domain S-box protein translates to MDGIAVQSELLADDSRWSRAVLFGVIGVAVLIAAGVLVSDVVPRGVGTQTGPGLLVVGLAARSGSDRTNDIERLTDALQEFTSRLEDESPLPTSEPPAQLSPVDESIDVTVDREDELGTLSETVTDLTAVVCDRERRRAESERYRQELYRITSDPNTDDETTIRHLLELGCDRLGLETGFVSRFDESTERHEIEAAVGYEADLEGTVLELSEPCDDLLESTDGQGPADAAVVEWGDHPIADELGVNCHLGGQIVVEGDYCGTICFLDRESRDRSFTPAETSFVDLIARWIGQTFERRSYVQRLRERERRLERAQAFTNDMLDAVDDVVYLLDEDGAVRQWNESLGETTGYADAEIESMHAFDFFDEEAHDRIANSMAEALETGSTRLDAPIGTSDGERIPYEFVASALEDPVGEQVIAGVGRDVSGRREKQRRLERYEQFTNDVIDALDDVFYVLDEDGELKRWNETLVEVSGYSDAEIDEMHALDFFDEDDQAAIRESITEAFETGETCVEAALQTNSGERIPYEFIASVLDDPDGNPVEVGIGRDISERKAKERRLREREAHLERTTHLLEQAQRLANVGAWELDLTDDPPDLRWTDEVFRTFGRSPEQGVDLEWVLEHLPPTDRSRLNEVLDRAMTDGEAYDIENRIITADGERRWIRSIGEPVRDDGEIVAIRGAAQDITARKEHERELERAETIIQALDEVVYTIDADGNFQFVNDALTQITGYDPADLIGEHVSTVMADEDIETAQDRIRELLSENEPSETFEMVLETVDGEVIDVENHMALLPMADGEFTGTAGVIRDITERKERERRLETTTARLEALFENSPDMINVLDTEGTIVDANRRLADALGYTEDDLVGTKIWEYDALVDETEALSLLEGLSVGDRRKFEGQYHCHDGSTFPVEVHLICLDLENQNRYLAISRDITERKERERDLRETKRRLELTLEGTNTAVWEWDLDTDEVIWNETYERLIGLEPGAFGGTFDAFTQRVHPDEVDRVVREVREAIDNDELFQTEFRLQHEDGGWIWVGARGRVVDDEAGPRMVGINNDITERKRHENELERTTELLEQAERLASIGGWELDVSDDQPDVVLTDGLRRLYELPSDADVGPERAASFPHPADQATVHEAVDAALEAGESYDIEHRARTANGNERWVRSIGEPVWKGKRSGSDGSHRADDIVGVRGTIQDITEQKEHEFALESLHGAARDLLGTDSEHEVAELVVETAADVLETAGVAVYHLDPDVNRFEPIAHTDEFARLCDDTASVAVGDTDAALWNVYVTGTGMVVDDPASFDQSRIFGPGVESGVIVPIGDHGVFAVASDGEPIDADARRLIETLVATTEAAFDRLESEASLRERELELEERNRRLNRQISITELIRRIDQSLIGAESRADIEQTVPERLVEADDIAFAWIGQLDASGTRLEPCAWAGSGQEYLDDMQLAYDASVEPAVRTARSETPTVVSNVVDGLQSEDWRRPALDRGFQSVISVPLSHAEYSYGVLTLYADEPDAFADLEQTVVTELGDGIANAINAVKTREALHAERTLELTLRLEGADDLLSRIAAKTGASVDYAGLGTHSGDETLLFFETSGVSPDEIHAALEDLVSVTDSRLISRTETDCRFEATVAGEVIASRLVRHGGSPRSMHADATGTEVIVDVPTGTDVREFVEMLREGYPTVELQARHHVERSMRTRHEHVSSLLDALTDRQLEVLRTAYFAGFFEWPRESTGEEIAELLEVTQPTVNRHLRIGQQRLLTQLFEEGGPVLAD, encoded by the coding sequence ATGGACGGGATCGCGGTTCAGAGTGAACTGCTCGCAGATGACTCGAGGTGGTCGCGTGCGGTTCTGTTTGGCGTGATCGGCGTTGCAGTCTTGATCGCCGCTGGCGTCTTGGTCTCCGACGTCGTACCCCGAGGAGTTGGCACGCAGACGGGACCCGGACTGCTCGTCGTGGGCCTTGCCGCACGGAGCGGCTCCGATCGGACGAACGACATCGAGCGGCTCACCGACGCGCTCCAGGAGTTTACCTCGCGCCTCGAGGACGAGTCTCCACTGCCCACGTCTGAACCGCCGGCACAACTGTCTCCCGTCGACGAGTCGATCGATGTCACAGTCGATCGCGAGGACGAACTCGGAACGCTCTCCGAGACCGTCACCGACCTGACGGCGGTGGTGTGTGATCGCGAACGGCGACGCGCCGAGAGCGAACGATATCGTCAGGAACTGTACCGGATCACGTCCGATCCGAACACGGATGACGAGACGACGATCCGTCACCTGCTCGAGTTGGGCTGTGATCGGCTCGGCCTCGAGACCGGATTCGTCTCCCGATTCGACGAGTCGACCGAACGACACGAGATCGAGGCGGCCGTCGGATACGAGGCCGACCTCGAGGGAACGGTCCTGGAACTTTCCGAGCCCTGTGACGACCTGCTCGAGTCGACCGATGGACAGGGACCAGCCGACGCTGCTGTCGTCGAGTGGGGCGACCATCCGATCGCCGACGAACTCGGCGTCAACTGCCATCTCGGTGGGCAGATCGTCGTCGAAGGCGACTACTGCGGAACGATCTGTTTTCTGGACCGCGAATCCCGGGATCGATCGTTTACCCCCGCCGAAACGTCGTTCGTGGACCTGATCGCTCGATGGATCGGTCAGACGTTCGAACGCCGCAGCTACGTCCAGCGACTTCGGGAACGGGAACGCCGTCTCGAGCGAGCACAGGCGTTTACCAACGACATGCTGGACGCGGTCGACGACGTCGTCTATCTGCTCGACGAGGACGGCGCGGTACGGCAGTGGAACGAGAGTTTGGGCGAGACGACGGGGTATGCCGACGCCGAGATCGAGTCGATGCACGCGTTCGATTTCTTCGACGAGGAGGCACACGATCGGATCGCGAACTCGATGGCTGAGGCGCTCGAGACTGGTTCGACGCGTCTCGATGCCCCGATCGGAACCAGTGACGGCGAGCGGATCCCCTACGAATTCGTCGCGTCGGCGCTCGAGGATCCAGTGGGCGAGCAGGTCATTGCTGGCGTCGGTCGCGATGTCAGCGGGCGCCGAGAGAAACAGCGACGACTCGAGCGATACGAACAGTTCACGAACGACGTGATCGATGCGTTAGACGACGTGTTTTACGTCCTCGACGAGGACGGGGAGCTCAAGCGCTGGAACGAGACGCTAGTCGAGGTGTCGGGGTATTCGGATGCCGAGATCGACGAGATGCACGCCCTCGATTTCTTCGACGAGGACGATCAGGCGGCGATCCGTGAGTCGATCACCGAGGCCTTCGAGACGGGTGAGACGTGCGTCGAAGCGGCGCTGCAGACGAACTCGGGCGAGCGGATTCCCTACGAGTTCATCGCGTCGGTCCTCGACGATCCTGACGGCAACCCAGTCGAGGTCGGTATCGGGCGGGACATCTCCGAGCGCAAAGCAAAAGAGCGCCGGCTTCGCGAACGCGAGGCTCACCTCGAGCGGACGACGCATCTGCTCGAGCAAGCCCAGCGGCTGGCGAACGTGGGCGCCTGGGAACTCGACCTGACCGATGATCCGCCGGACCTTCGTTGGACTGACGAGGTGTTCCGGACTTTCGGGCGCTCACCCGAGCAGGGAGTCGATCTCGAGTGGGTTCTCGAGCACCTGCCACCGACCGATCGGTCACGGCTCAACGAGGTCCTCGACCGTGCGATGACAGACGGCGAAGCCTACGACATCGAAAACCGGATCATCACGGCCGACGGTGAGCGCCGCTGGATCCGAAGTATCGGTGAGCCGGTTCGTGACGACGGTGAGATCGTGGCCATCCGCGGTGCAGCACAGGATATCACCGCGCGCAAGGAACACGAACGCGAACTCGAGCGCGCCGAGACGATCATTCAGGCGCTCGACGAGGTGGTGTATACGATCGACGCGGACGGGAACTTCCAGTTCGTCAACGACGCGCTGACACAGATCACCGGCTACGATCCTGCCGATCTGATCGGCGAGCACGTCTCGACGGTGATGGCCGACGAGGACATCGAGACGGCACAGGATCGCATTCGGGAACTGCTCAGCGAAAACGAGCCGTCAGAGACGTTCGAGATGGTCCTCGAGACCGTCGACGGCGAGGTGATCGACGTCGAAAACCACATGGCGTTGTTGCCGATGGCCGACGGCGAGTTCACCGGTACCGCAGGCGTTATTCGTGACATCACCGAGCGCAAAGAGCGCGAGCGCCGACTGGAAACGACGACCGCCCGGCTCGAGGCGCTGTTCGAGAACTCCCCCGACATGATCAACGTGCTCGACACCGAGGGGACGATCGTCGACGCCAATCGCCGGCTTGCGGACGCGCTCGGCTACACCGAAGACGACCTGGTCGGCACGAAGATCTGGGAATACGACGCGCTCGTCGACGAGACCGAGGCGCTCTCCTTGCTCGAGGGGCTCTCGGTCGGCGACCGCCGAAAGTTCGAGGGCCAGTATCACTGTCACGACGGCTCGACGTTCCCCGTCGAGGTCCACCTCATCTGTCTCGACCTCGAGAACCAAAACCGGTATCTGGCGATCAGTCGCGACATCACTGAACGCAAAGAGCGCGAGCGGGACCTCCGCGAGACGAAACGCCGGCTCGAGCTCACACTCGAGGGGACGAACACGGCGGTCTGGGAGTGGGATCTGGACACTGACGAGGTCATCTGGAACGAGACCTACGAGCGACTGATCGGGCTCGAACCGGGGGCGTTCGGGGGCACCTTTGACGCCTTCACACAGCGCGTCCATCCGGACGAGGTCGACCGTGTCGTGCGGGAAGTCCGTGAGGCCATCGACAACGACGAACTGTTCCAGACGGAGTTTCGGCTCCAACACGAGGACGGCGGCTGGATCTGGGTCGGCGCCCGCGGGCGGGTCGTCGACGACGAAGCGGGCCCGCGAATGGTCGGGATCAACAACGACATCACCGAGCGCAAACGACACGAAAACGAACTCGAGCGGACGACGGAGTTGCTCGAACAGGCCGAGCGACTCGCCAGTATCGGCGGTTGGGAACTCGATGTCAGTGACGACCAACCGGACGTGGTCTTGACGGACGGGCTGCGTCGGCTGTACGAACTGCCATCGGACGCAGACGTCGGCCCCGAGCGCGCGGCCTCGTTTCCACACCCAGCGGATCAAGCGACCGTCCACGAGGCCGTCGACGCGGCACTCGAGGCCGGCGAGAGCTACGATATCGAACACCGCGCCCGGACGGCTAACGGGAACGAACGGTGGGTCCGCTCTATCGGCGAGCCCGTCTGGAAGGGAAAGCGATCCGGCTCCGACGGCAGCCACCGAGCCGACGACATCGTTGGCGTCCGGGGGACGATCCAGGACATCACCGAGCAAAAGGAACACGAGTTCGCCCTCGAATCGCTCCATGGCGCTGCACGTGACCTCCTCGGCACCGACAGCGAGCACGAGGTCGCGGAGCTCGTCGTCGAGACAGCCGCCGACGTCCTCGAGACCGCGGGCGTCGCGGTGTATCACCTCGATCCCGACGTCAACCGGTTCGAGCCGATCGCCCACACCGACGAGTTCGCACGCCTCTGTGACGACACCGCGTCGGTCGCCGTCGGCGACACCGACGCTGCCCTCTGGAACGTCTACGTTACGGGGACGGGGATGGTCGTCGACGATCCTGCGTCGTTCGACCAGTCGCGGATCTTCGGACCCGGTGTCGAAAGCGGCGTCATCGTTCCGATCGGCGACCACGGCGTCTTCGCGGTCGCGTCGGATGGTGAGCCGATCGACGCCGACGCCCGGCGGCTGATCGAGACGCTCGTCGCGACGACTGAAGCCGCGTTCGACCGCCTCGAGAGCGAGGCCAGCCTTCGCGAGCGAGAACTGGAACTCGAGGAACGCAACCGCCGGCTCAACCGCCAAATCTCGATCACCGAACTCATCAGACGGATCGACCAGTCGCTGATCGGTGCCGAGAGCCGTGCGGACATCGAACAGACCGTCCCCGAACGGTTGGTCGAGGCCGACGACATCGCGTTCGCGTGGATCGGCCAACTCGACGCCAGTGGCACACGACTCGAGCCCTGCGCCTGGGCTGGCTCTGGCCAGGAGTACTTAGACGACATGCAACTCGCATACGACGCGTCAGTCGAACCGGCCGTCCGAACCGCCCGGAGCGAGACGCCGACGGTCGTCTCGAACGTCGTCGACGGACTCCAGAGCGAGGACTGGCGGCGACCGGCCCTCGATCGGGGCTTCCAGTCAGTCATCAGCGTCCCGCTGTCGCACGCGGAGTACTCGTATGGCGTCCTCACGCTGTATGCGGACGAACCGGATGCCTTCGCCGACCTCGAGCAGACCGTCGTGACGGAACTCGGCGACGGGATCGCAAACGCGATCAACGCCGTCAAAACACGTGAGGCGTTGCACGCCGAACGGACACTCGAGCTGACGCTCCGGCTCGAGGGGGCGGACGATCTCCTCTCGCGAATCGCAGCGAAGACCGGTGCCAGCGTCGACTATGCGGGACTGGGAACGCATTCGGGCGACGAGACGCTGCTGTTTTTCGAGACCAGTGGCGTCTCGCCCGACGAGATCCACGCGGCACTCGAGGACCTCGTCTCGGTGACCGACTCCCGGCTCATCAGTCGGACCGAAACCGACTGCCGGTTCGAGGCGACCGTCGCCGGTGAGGTCATCGCCTCGCGGCTGGTCCGCCACGGCGGCAGTCCACGCTCGATGCACGCCGATGCCACGGGGACCGAAGTCATCGTCGACGTCCCGACGGGGACCGACGTCCGCGAGTTCGTCGAGATGCTCCGCGAGGGGTATCCGACCGTCGAACTGCAGGCCCGCCACCACGTCGAGCGATCGATGCGCACGCGACACGAACACGTCTCGTCGCTGCTCGATGCACTGACCGACCGCCAGCTCGAGGTGCTCCGGACGGCCTACTTCGCCGGCTTCTTCGAGTGGCCCCGCGAGAGCACCGGCGAGGAGATCGCCGAGTTGCTCGAGGTGACACAGCCGACGGTCAACCGTCACCTGCGGATCGGTCAGCAACGGCTGTTGACACAGCTGTTCGAGGAGGGCGGGCCGGTCCTCGCGGACTGA
- a CDS encoding stage II sporulation protein M, translating to MDNRTQRGRDPTKSGDSTTNGYPPRAALADAWDEHSRYVGFAAGLFAVGIVIGIALMVAGYNLLEIIQEVVGEPLFPDISDRSRLELAQFLLVNNSRAFLLSILGVLTLGLLTAWSMLFNGIIVGNVGAFIASSVGIGYILVGLLPHGIFELPALFIAAGVGFRLLYRVGQRLRGTRDAIVTKRYLYRTGLLVLAGWLLLVVAAVVEAFVTPALLEALFADRLEAMGASP from the coding sequence ATGGACAATCGGACCCAGCGCGGGCGCGATCCCACCAAGAGTGGTGATTCAACCACGAACGGGTATCCACCGCGTGCCGCGCTCGCCGACGCGTGGGACGAACACAGCCGGTACGTCGGCTTCGCTGCCGGCCTGTTCGCGGTCGGCATCGTCATCGGGATCGCGCTGATGGTCGCCGGCTACAACTTGCTCGAGATCATCCAAGAGGTGGTCGGCGAGCCGCTGTTCCCCGATATCAGCGACCGAAGCCGGCTCGAGTTGGCACAGTTCTTGCTCGTCAACAACAGCCGAGCGTTCCTGCTGTCAATCCTCGGCGTGCTGACGCTCGGGCTCCTGACGGCCTGGTCGATGCTGTTCAACGGGATCATCGTCGGGAACGTCGGCGCGTTCATCGCCAGCAGCGTCGGCATCGGCTACATCCTCGTCGGCCTGCTCCCCCACGGGATCTTCGAACTGCCCGCGCTCTTTATCGCCGCCGGCGTCGGCTTTCGGCTGCTCTACCGGGTCGGTCAGCGACTTCGTGGCACGCGCGATGCGATCGTCACGAAACGCTATCTCTACCGAACCGGCCTACTCGTCCTCGCGGGCTGGCTCCTGCTGGTCGTCGCCGCCGTCGTCGAGGCGTTCGTCACGCCCGCGCTGCTCGAGGCGCTGTTTGCCGACCGGCTCGAGGCCATGGGAGCGTCCCCGTAA